The genomic region TATCAATCAGCGCTTGAAGTTGATGCAGTCGTGCCCGGATGCCATTGATATTGAACGAGACCAAACGCATTAAGAACGCTCTCCAGACGGATTGTCTCCTTCTTTTTCAGGATGAATAGCGATATTCTGGCCCTCCTGCTGACGTGCCAGTTTACGCACCGCTTGAAGCTTACGCTGCTGCTGTTTTTTTGCCACAAAGCGGCGCGATGAGGTCACTTGGTCTGGGTTGTCGTGGCGCCATTTCTTATAATCTTTACGACGCCCTGTGCGGATAGTGACTTTATCCGCGAGTGAACGAGTCTTTTTCTTACGCGTCATGTCGCGCTCCTTGGGTTAATTTATGCGCCATTCTAACAGGCTAGCGCACTCCTTCGACAGCAGAGCGCGCTCTTATCGCCAACCCCTGGTACAATGCGCACGTCAAGATGCCTAACCTCCACAGCAATGGACAGATACATAGCCTATGAGCGAGACGGAACAGACCACAGCATCGGCCCAGAACCGCAAGCCTAAACGTCGCCGTCGGAAACCGCGTCGCCGTCAGTCGAACTGGGATCTTCGTCAGTTTCAGGTGCCTGCCGTGGCCGGCAAATGGCGCTTTCATGACTTTGATCTGCCGCTGCCATTAATGCGCGCTATACATGCCCAAGGGTTTGAATACTGCACGCCGATCCAAGCGGAAGCCCTTCGTCAAACGCTGCTAGGCGGCGATATTGTCGGTAAGGCGCAAACCGGGACGGGTAAAACGGCTGCGTTTTTAATTTCGGTACTGGCCTATTTCTTGGAAGAGCCAACCCCGGATGGTCAGAAGTCGGGCGCTCCCCGCGCACTGATTATTGCGCCTACCCGCGAGCTGGCGCTGCAAATTGAAAAAGATGCCAAAGCCCTCGCACGGTTCACCCAGCTCAATGTCGCAAGCGTTGTGGGTGGGATGGACTATCAAAAGCAGCGCGACAGCCTGGGCAAGAAAATCGATATCTTGGTCGCCACGCCTGGCCGCCTGCTAGATTTTCATCAGAAACGCGATATCGACCTTTCAGAAGTGGAAGTGCTGGTGCTGGATGAAGCGGATCGCATGCTATCCATGGGGTTTATTCCCGATGTGAAGCGGATTATTCGTTATACGCCTAAGAAAGAGGAGCGCCAAACCTTCCTTTTCTCGGCGACCTTCACCGACGATATTCTGAGCTTGGCGAGTCAGTGGACGCTAAATCCTGCCCATGTAGAGATAGAAGCAACCGTTGAAAATCAGGCAGATATCGATCAGCGCGTCTATTTAGTCTCTGACGATGATAAAGAGCGCCTGCTGGTGAATCTGCTTGAGCAAGAGAGCTTCGAGCGGGTCATGGTGTTTGGTAATCGCCGCGATCTCGTGCGTAAGTTAGATAGCCTTCTCAAGAAAGCGGGGGTTAGCGTTGCCATGCTGTCGGGCGATGTGCCGCAGAACCAGCGTATCAAAACCCTTGAAAGCTTCCGCGAGGGAGCGATTCAAGTGCTGGTGGCTACTGATGTCGCCGGGCGCGGCATTCATATTGAAGACGTCAGCCATGTGATCAACTACACCTTGCCGGAAGACCCGGAAGACTACGTTCATCGTATTGGCCGTACTGGCCGTGCCGGGGCAAAAGGCGTCTCGATTAGCTTTGTAGGTGAAGAGGATGCATTCTCCTTGCCTGAGATCGAACGCTATATCAATGGCAAGCTTCCCTGCGAGCACCCGCCGGAAGGCATGCTGTAACACGCATGCTGGACAACGGCTTAAAAAGCGATATTCAGCAAGCCTATCGTAGCGTGGTGGAAAAGCTAGAGCTGACACCTCGCTACGGGCAGCGGTTAATGATCGCAGAAATTGCCCGTACGCTCGGTGGGATTGAGCAAGATAGCGAAGGTAAGCGCACCAACGACAGCCATGTCTGTGTGTTGGAAGCGGGTACCGGTACCGGGAAAACCCTCGCCTATTTAATTGCCGCGCTGCCCATTGCCAAGGCCCAGGGCAAACGCCTGATCGTCTCCACGGCAACGGTGGCGCTGCAAGAGCAGGTGTTGAACCAGGATCTGCCCTCCCTTGCTAGCCACAGCGGCATTGCATTTCGCTACGCCCTTGCCAAAGGGCGTGGGCGTTATGTGTGTGTGGCGCGCCTTGATCAAGCCCTGGAAGGCAGTGAACCTAACCCCACTCTCTCGCTATTTGAGCAGTCGCTTCAGGCGGAAAGCAGCGACTTTACCGTGATCGCGAGTGACATGGCGGAGTCCTACGGTAAAGGGGACTGGGAAGGGGATCGCGATAACTGGCCGCAATCCATCGACGATGCCCACTGGCGGCGCTTAACGGTAGATCATCGCCAATGTACCGGCAGGCGTTGTGGGCATTTTGGCGCTTGTGCGTTCTTTCGTTCCCGACGTGAGCTTGAAGATGCCGATGTTATCGTTGCTAACCATGATCTAGTGCTAGCCGACTTGGCGCTCGGTGGTGGTGCTATTTTGCCAGACCCCGCAAACTGTATTTTTGTGTTTGACGAAGGGCATCACCTGCCCGATAAAGCGCTGTCTCATTTTGCCCATCGTTTTGCGGTGCATGGCTGTTTGCGCTGGTTAAAAACCCTCAAAAGCAGTTTGACGGATCTCCACCAGGCGTTGGCAGT from Halomonas sp. 7T harbors:
- the rhlB gene encoding ATP-dependent RNA helicase RhlB produces the protein MSETEQTTASAQNRKPKRRRRKPRRRQSNWDLRQFQVPAVAGKWRFHDFDLPLPLMRAIHAQGFEYCTPIQAEALRQTLLGGDIVGKAQTGTGKTAAFLISVLAYFLEEPTPDGQKSGAPRALIIAPTRELALQIEKDAKALARFTQLNVASVVGGMDYQKQRDSLGKKIDILVATPGRLLDFHQKRDIDLSEVEVLVLDEADRMLSMGFIPDVKRIIRYTPKKEERQTFLFSATFTDDILSLASQWTLNPAHVEIEATVENQADIDQRVYLVSDDDKERLLVNLLEQESFERVMVFGNRRDLVRKLDSLLKKAGVSVAMLSGDVPQNQRIKTLESFREGAIQVLVATDVAGRGIHIEDVSHVINYTLPEDPEDYVHRIGRTGRAGAKGVSISFVGEEDAFSLPEIERYINGKLPCEHPPEGML